One Actinomycetota bacterium genomic window carries:
- a CDS encoding transposase: WAFREGYTVEELNEILDEWNHLYNYERPHQSLGYLTPMEFLKRWSEGSEDRAYVSTM; encoded by the coding sequence TCTGGGCCTTCCGGGAGGGTTACACCGTAGAGGAGTTGAACGAGATCCTCGATGAGTGGAATCACCTGTACAATTACGAAAGACCCCACCAGAGCTTGGGGTATCTTACGCCCATGGAATTTCTCAAAAGATGGAGTGAAGGAAGCGAGGATAGGGCTTATGTGTCCACGATGTAG
- a CDS encoding alpha/beta fold hydrolase: MAYRVTMRRFFLLAVPTLGGAALWRIAVEPMPREDTGCTASLDTRTETAVTADGIELRMKRYAREGAQPVLLVHGFFGNGLEFDVPHRGHNLALYLAEHGYDVWISSFRGCGREPYRCGVGDWRHSVDHLAALDAPALVDRIRESTGRRPIWIGHSMGGMVLYMYLQGVKSAGGGGELRVSLDPEVAEERNRAVLGGITIGSPPGLHRGGGDWIRDLERMPFFRALAGALLRWLAVQDRLSPRVPASRIGEMVTRFPRLGRVLAVRGPVARFLYNADNVDPDAGWSLLKWASDNVTARMAAQIVALARDPDFRDFHREVNYTAHMQAITAPLFFITGTKDFVGDENVRLDAYEKVSSQPRRFQCYRDYGHTDLVMGKRVCEEVYPDILSWIEELCSRGR, encoded by the coding sequence ATGGCTTACCGCGTTACGATGCGAAGGTTTTTTCTGCTCGCGGTACCCACCCTGGGGGGCGCGGCGCTGTGGCGCATAGCCGTTGAGCCCATGCCACGCGAGGACACAGGCTGCACGGCCTCTCTGGACACGCGGACGGAGACAGCGGTGACCGCCGACGGCATCGAGCTGAGGATGAAGCGCTACGCCAGGGAGGGAGCGCAGCCGGTACTCCTGGTCCACGGCTTCTTCGGGAACGGGCTGGAGTTCGATGTGCCCCACCGCGGGCACAACCTGGCCCTCTATCTGGCCGAGCACGGTTATGACGTCTGGATCTCCAGCTTCCGGGGATGCGGGAGAGAGCCCTACCGCTGCGGGGTGGGCGACTGGCGCCACAGCGTGGACCACCTCGCCGCCCTGGACGCCCCCGCCCTGGTGGACAGGATCAGGGAGTCCACGGGACGGCGCCCGATATGGATAGGCCACAGCATGGGAGGCATGGTCCTCTACATGTACCTGCAGGGTGTGAAATCCGCGGGAGGGGGCGGTGAGCTGCGCGTGTCCCTCGACCCCGAGGTGGCGGAGGAGCGCAACCGGGCCGTCCTGGGAGGGATAACCATCGGCAGCCCGCCCGGACTGCACCGCGGCGGCGGGGACTGGATAAGGGACCTCGAGCGAATGCCCTTCTTTCGCGCCCTCGCCGGGGCCCTCCTGCGCTGGCTCGCCGTCCAGGACCGGCTGTCCCCTCGCGTGCCGGCCAGCCGCATCGGAGAGATGGTGACCCGCTTCCCGCGCCTGGGGAGGGTGCTGGCGGTGCGGGGACCCGTCGCACGTTTCCTCTACAACGCGGACAACGTGGACCCCGACGCGGGATGGAGCCTGCTGAAGTGGGCCTCCGACAACGTGACCGCGCGCATGGCCGCGCAGATCGTCGCCCTCGCCAGGGACCCCGATTTCCGCGACTTCCACCGCGAGGTGAACTACACCGCCCACATGCAGGCCATCACCGCCCCCCTCTTCTTCATCACCGGCACGAAAGATTTCGTGGGGGACGAGAACGTGCGCCTGGACGCCTATGAGAAGGTGTCGTCTCAACCCAGGCGCTTCCAGTGCTACCGGGACTACGGGCACACCGACCTGGTGATGGGGAAACGCGTATGCGAAGAGGTCTACCCGGACATACTCTCCTGGATCGAGGAGCTATGCTCCCGGGGGAGGTAG
- a CDS encoding ATP-binding protein — MLGAHEESVLGSRLSEAGRIFLFLDEIQKLPEWAEKMKVLYDMHPRVKVFLSGSASPALARGSKESLVGRFFEFRIEPLDFDEYLGFTGLEIDRRREKVYEMEIKRGLRHHALTGGFIEALRLDDLQRRRYFRESLLERVIFRDIPEQFSVRSTDLPYRMMSIFCEHPGLLLDYKNLASDLGYDQRTIAAHVSCLEYSLLVKKLFNY; from the coding sequence TTGCTGGGCGCACATGAAGAGAGCGTGCTCGGCAGCCGCTTGTCCGAAGCGGGGCGCATATTCCTTTTCCTCGACGAGATACAGAAGCTCCCCGAATGGGCGGAAAAGATGAAAGTCCTCTATGATATGCATCCCCGGGTGAAGGTCTTCCTTTCGGGCTCCGCTTCTCCGGCCCTGGCCAGAGGAAGCAAGGAAAGCCTGGTCGGACGCTTCTTTGAATTCCGCATCGAGCCGCTTGATTTCGATGAATACCTGGGATTCACGGGCCTGGAGATCGACCGCAGGCGGGAGAAGGTATATGAGATGGAAATCAAGCGGGGCCTTCGGCACCATGCCCTCACCGGGGGTTTTATCGAAGCCCTGAGACTCGACGACCTGCAGAGGAGAAGATATTTCCGCGAAAGCCTGCTGGAACGCGTGATATTCAGGGATATTCCCGAGCAGTTTTCCGTGAGATCCACGGACTTGCCTTATCGCATGATGTCCATCTTCTGCGAGCACCCGGGGTTGCTGCTGGATTACAAAAACCTGGCAAGCGACCTGGGATACGACCAGAGGACCATCGCAGCACATGTTTCCTGCCTGGAGTATTCCCTTCTGGTGAAAAAGCTGTTCAATTATTAA
- a CDS encoding FAD-dependent monooxygenase, giving the protein MRGFDYDLVVVGGGPAGAAAAKAAKEGGLRVLLLEKKRMPRLKPCAGYLFKEAREFLQAHYPPVPAEVMCRPSEVRGINLYLDRGFRLEVEENGLSVWRDRFDRWLCESSGAEVWDGARLVDFCEWSDRVEVLCVRDGRQSRLTARALVAADGGLSMVTRRIDPWFPEGAPYICVRHEYHRCETELEPGVFHVFMDAAYGVYPACYFKDDLMVVDTSVRRGERIGPTRAAFLAMLRRDFGFRSREAVMTLGCRAVFPAAINRFCLGTGRVLVAGEAAGFMNSLGEGISSALSTGRLAGLAAAECGRSAPGALYRAATAADRERTAREWSLLTLLRGGVRPELRRALGRLSLGEKARFLRGVLAWQRGGGVAPGLNREALETALRRLLRGSYDFRA; this is encoded by the coding sequence ATGAGGGGATTCGACTATGACCTGGTAGTGGTGGGAGGTGGGCCCGCAGGAGCGGCGGCGGCGAAGGCTGCGAAGGAGGGCGGGCTGCGCGTGCTCCTGCTGGAGAAGAAGAGGATGCCGCGCCTGAAGCCCTGCGCCGGGTATCTCTTCAAGGAGGCGAGGGAGTTCCTGCAAGCCCATTACCCCCCCGTCCCCGCGGAGGTCATGTGCCGCCCCTCCGAGGTGCGCGGGATCAATCTCTACCTCGATCGCGGCTTCCGCCTGGAGGTGGAGGAGAACGGGCTCAGCGTTTGGCGCGACCGTTTCGACCGCTGGCTGTGCGAGTCGTCGGGAGCGGAGGTATGGGACGGGGCCAGGCTGGTCGATTTCTGCGAATGGTCCGACCGGGTGGAGGTGCTCTGCGTCCGGGACGGCCGGCAGAGCAGGCTGACCGCCAGGGCGCTCGTCGCCGCGGACGGAGGCCTCTCCATGGTGACGAGGAGGATCGACCCCTGGTTCCCCGAAGGCGCTCCCTACATCTGCGTCCGCCACGAGTACCACCGCTGCGAGACGGAACTGGAGCCAGGGGTGTTTCACGTCTTCATGGACGCGGCGTACGGCGTCTACCCCGCCTGCTATTTCAAGGACGACCTCATGGTGGTGGACACCTCCGTGCGGCGGGGGGAGCGGATCGGCCCCACCCGCGCGGCCTTCCTGGCCATGCTGCGCAGGGATTTCGGGTTCCGCTCCCGCGAGGCGGTCATGACCCTGGGGTGCCGCGCCGTCTTCCCCGCCGCCATCAACCGCTTCTGCCTGGGGACCGGGCGCGTTCTGGTGGCTGGGGAGGCGGCCGGGTTCATGAACTCCCTGGGGGAGGGCATCTCCTCCGCCCTCTCCACAGGCCGGCTGGCGGGGCTGGCCGCGGCGGAGTGCGGGAGGTCGGCGCCCGGCGCCCTCTACCGCGCGGCCACCGCGGCCGACCGGGAGCGCACGGCGCGGGAGTGGTCCCTTCTCACCCTGCTGCGCGGGGGAGTGAGGCCCGAACTCAGGCGCGCCCTGGGGCGCCTTTCGCTGGGTGAGAAGGCACGCTTCCTGCGGGGAGTGCTGGCCTGGCAGCGGGGAGGGGGCGTGGCGCCCGGCCTCAACCGGGAGGCGCTGGAGACCGCCCTGCGCCGCCTCCTGCGTGGATCCTACGATTTCCGCGCCTGA
- a CDS encoding cobalamin B12-binding domain-containing protein, with protein sequence MGETLAVLLAELREDEALAEVRAALEEGGDPLSLVEGLREGMSEVGRRFEAGEYFLSELIMSAEIFKEAVALIEPHLQAGKEAGKGAVVIGTVKGDIHDIGKNIVSTLLRCEGFEVHDLGVDVEPAAFVRKLEETGARLLALSGLLTLAFDSMKETVEAVAEAGLRDGVKVILGGGPVNEKVVEYAGADAFGADAAQAVRLASLYLGA encoded by the coding sequence ATGGGCGAGACCCTCGCTGTGTTGCTGGCGGAGCTCAGGGAGGATGAGGCGCTGGCGGAGGTACGCGCGGCCCTGGAGGAGGGCGGCGATCCTCTCTCCCTGGTGGAAGGCCTGAGGGAGGGGATGTCCGAGGTGGGAAGGCGTTTCGAGGCCGGCGAGTACTTTCTCTCCGAGCTGATCATGTCCGCCGAGATCTTCAAGGAGGCGGTGGCGCTCATCGAGCCCCACCTGCAGGCGGGCAAGGAGGCGGGAAAAGGCGCGGTGGTCATCGGCACCGTGAAGGGTGACATCCACGACATAGGGAAGAACATCGTCTCCACCCTGCTGCGCTGCGAGGGGTTCGAGGTCCACGACCTGGGGGTCGATGTCGAGCCCGCCGCCTTCGTGCGGAAGCTCGAGGAGACGGGCGCGCGCCTGCTGGCGCTCTCGGGGCTGCTCACCCTGGCCTTCGATTCCATGAAGGAGACGGTGGAGGCGGTGGCGGAGGCCGGCCTGCGCGACGGGGTGAAGGTCATCCTCGGCGGCGGCCCGGTGAACGAGAAGGTGGTGGAATACGCTGGGGCCGACGCCTTCGGCGCGGACGCCGCCCAGGCGGTGAGGCTAGCGAGCCTCTACCTGGGAGCATGA
- a CDS encoding cobalamin B12-binding domain-containing protein has translation MRLVKEIQAPGAEAGESCAEERLLLAISGLREEEALAAAEEMLAAGADPLRVVEAARRGMDEVGRRYQRHEYYLSGLIMSGEIFSEIGALVDRALQGTRARGSDLRVVMGTPLGDVHDIGKDIVCSLLRCSGFEVIDLGVNVAPWRFVEAAEKSGARVVGMSALITPAYEAMRETVWGFERAGCRERVRIMLGGGAVTGKVCEFAGADAWGREACDALEFARAFYGVASEAR, from the coding sequence TTGCGCCTGGTGAAGGAAATCCAGGCGCCCGGGGCGGAAGCCGGGGAAAGCTGCGCCGAGGAGAGGCTCCTCCTCGCCATATCTGGCCTGAGGGAGGAGGAGGCCCTGGCTGCGGCGGAGGAGATGCTGGCGGCGGGCGCGGACCCGTTGCGGGTGGTCGAGGCCGCCCGCCGGGGCATGGACGAGGTCGGGAGGCGTTACCAGAGGCATGAGTACTACCTGAGCGGGCTGATCATGTCGGGCGAGATCTTCAGCGAGATAGGTGCCCTCGTCGACCGGGCCCTGCAGGGCACGCGGGCGCGGGGGTCGGACCTCAGGGTGGTCATGGGGACGCCGCTGGGGGACGTCCACGATATCGGCAAGGACATCGTGTGCTCCCTCCTGCGCTGCTCGGGTTTCGAGGTCATCGACCTGGGGGTGAACGTCGCGCCCTGGCGTTTCGTGGAGGCGGCGGAGAAGAGCGGAGCCCGGGTGGTGGGGATGAGCGCCCTCATCACGCCCGCCTACGAGGCCATGCGCGAGACGGTGTGGGGCTTCGAGCGCGCCGGCTGCAGGGAGAGGGTGAGGATCATGCTGGGGGGCGGGGCGGTGACGGGAAAGGTATGCGAGTTCGCGGGCGCCGACGCCTGGGGACGGGAGGCGTGCGATGCGCTGGAGTTCGCGAGGGCCTTCTACGGCGTAGCGTCCGAGGCGAGGTGA
- a CDS encoding GntR family transcriptional regulator, translating into MGMAWEKAVDDAEAPAYFRLARILRGRIIDGELRPGDRLDPEVELCERFNLSRMTVRRAIALLVEEGMLRRERGRGTFVVGPRTDGGVFLIPDFQEEMRNRGVSASVRLLKAALVEAGKTPAARLGIEEGERVVYLERILEDAGEPLAFDRKYLLYDPSLPLLEAELGQGTTADLFSRCPALMPVRAELSLSATVLGPREAEVLASRKGTPAFCMEQLVWTANDRRVAWGWMIYRGDRFVFRSLCRST; encoded by the coding sequence ATGGGCATGGCATGGGAAAAGGCGGTCGATGACGCTGAAGCCCCCGCCTATTTCCGGCTCGCACGTATCCTGCGCGGCCGGATCATAGACGGCGAACTTCGACCCGGCGACCGCCTGGACCCGGAGGTCGAGCTGTGCGAGAGGTTCAACCTCAGCCGTATGACCGTGCGGCGGGCCATCGCCCTGCTGGTGGAGGAAGGGATGCTCCGCCGCGAGAGGGGCAGGGGCACTTTCGTCGTCGGCCCCAGGACGGACGGAGGCGTTTTCCTCATCCCCGATTTTCAGGAGGAGATGCGGAACCGGGGGGTCTCCGCGTCCGTGCGCCTGCTCAAAGCCGCGCTGGTAGAGGCCGGGAAGACGCCGGCCGCGAGGCTGGGCATCGAGGAAGGGGAGCGGGTCGTCTATCTGGAGAGGATCCTCGAGGACGCGGGAGAGCCCCTGGCCTTCGACCGTAAATACCTCCTCTACGACCCATCTTTGCCCCTGCTGGAAGCGGAACTCGGGCAGGGGACCACCGCCGACCTCTTCTCACGCTGTCCCGCGCTGATGCCGGTCAGGGCGGAGCTGAGCCTCTCCGCCACCGTGCTCGGCCCGCGCGAGGCGGAGGTCCTGGCGTCGCGGAAAGGGACCCCCGCCTTCTGCATGGAACAGCTGGTGTGGACGGCCAATGACCGCAGGGTGGCATGGGGATGGATGATCTACCGGGGAGACAGGTTCGTATTCCGTTCCCTGTGCCGTTCTACGTGA
- the xth gene encoding exodeoxyribonuclease III, which translates to MGRMTLFSWNVNGLRAAHSKGFLDWFLSRRPDILCVQETKAAEEQVPRELREVDGYHVFFSAAERRGYSGVALYSRPEPLAVRSGFGIPRFDAEGRTLIADYGEFILFNVYFPNGKQSRERLRFKMEFYDAFLDHAEALRRKGKGIIACGDFNTAHREIDLARPKENSKVSGFLPEERAWLDKFVAHGYSDTFRMFNREPGHYTWWDLKTRARERNIGWRIDYFFVSDELRDRVKAACILPEVTGSDHCPIGIELAW; encoded by the coding sequence ATGGGCAGGATGACCCTTTTCTCTTGGAACGTGAACGGGCTGCGAGCGGCCCACTCCAAGGGTTTTCTCGACTGGTTCCTCTCCCGCAGGCCGGACATCCTCTGCGTTCAGGAGACCAAGGCGGCGGAGGAACAGGTGCCGCGGGAGCTGCGCGAGGTGGACGGCTACCACGTCTTCTTTTCCGCCGCTGAGCGCAGGGGTTACAGCGGCGTGGCCCTGTACTCCAGGCCCGAGCCCCTCGCGGTGAGGAGCGGCTTCGGCATCCCCAGGTTCGACGCCGAAGGCCGAACGCTCATCGCCGACTACGGCGAATTCATCCTCTTCAACGTCTATTTCCCCAACGGCAAGCAGTCCAGGGAACGCCTCAGGTTCAAGATGGAGTTCTACGACGCTTTCCTGGACCACGCCGAGGCGCTGAGGAGAAAGGGAAAGGGGATCATAGCCTGCGGCGATTTTAACACCGCGCACCGGGAGATCGACCTGGCGCGGCCCAAAGAGAACAGCAAGGTGTCGGGCTTCCTTCCCGAGGAGAGGGCCTGGCTGGACAAGTTCGTGGCGCATGGTTACTCTGACACCTTCCGCATGTTCAACCGGGAGCCGGGGCATTACACCTGGTGGGACCTTAAGACCAGGGCGAGGGAGAGGAACATCGGCTGGAGGATAGACTATTTCTTCGTCAGCGACGAGCTGCGGGACAGGGTGAAGGCCGCCTGCATCCTGCCGGAGGTCACGGGCTCCGACCACTGCCCCATCGGCATCGAGCTGGCATGGTGA
- a CDS encoding PAS domain S-box protein has product MLRNADGEAGSEGGGGLFRAIADGAKDAFILVDDRGAIVYMNPSGEELLGYAAEEVKGRSLHELLIPERYREGAAKAFEAMARGGGEGVSGGVREFTALRRNGVEFPLEVSVSSCSLEGRRYYFAICRDLSERKRLEKELHGYRDHLEALVKSRTQRLREMAEHYRSLVETSPDCIVLTDLGGEILMINRSGVRLFGYEKAEEMLGRSVLDLFPPEERQRARASMRTRAEGESVRNDVYELLRRDGSRFHAEVSASLMRDAEGKPVGFVSVTRDISDRRRAEERLRKINRCFLGLGPDPLENMQRLAQTAREVLEADMARYTRKYEEGVLSFSTLRPGEGFAAVDGPADHLCSRLLSTGMAGPLTTADLDPEALAGDPDVRERGLRSCLLHPVRAHGETVGCLTVMCAGERAFSSLEKDTIAAISRALGIEEERFAYEESLRDFVDVASHELRHPVALLAGFAETLAESGEEMDGATRREVAGAISQASQRHTAIARDLLEVSLAERDRFSIHRSQGNLAALVEAAAREMRERLPCAAVTTRSAEDLGPLSFDAERIRSLLVILVENAHKFAPPGSDIEVSVEAGDGGALVSVMDRGVGIAEEHRQRIFERFYQVEEAQHHSRPGLGLGLYLARRIVEAHGGRIWHEPRDGGGSVFRFTLPAP; this is encoded by the coding sequence GTGTTGCGTAACGCGGACGGAGAGGCGGGATCCGAGGGCGGCGGCGGGCTTTTCCGGGCCATCGCGGACGGAGCGAAGGACGCCTTTATCTTAGTGGACGACCGGGGAGCCATCGTCTACATGAACCCCTCGGGAGAGGAGCTCCTCGGTTACGCCGCGGAAGAGGTGAAGGGCCGTTCCCTGCACGAGCTGCTCATCCCGGAAAGGTACCGCGAAGGCGCCGCGAAGGCCTTCGAGGCCATGGCAAGGGGCGGCGGCGAGGGCGTCTCGGGCGGCGTGCGCGAGTTCACCGCCCTGCGCAGGAACGGCGTCGAGTTCCCCCTGGAGGTGTCCGTGTCCTCCTGCTCCCTGGAGGGGCGCAGGTATTATTTCGCCATCTGCCGCGACCTGAGCGAGCGCAAGCGCCTGGAGAAGGAACTCCACGGCTATCGCGACCACCTGGAGGCGCTGGTGAAGAGCCGCACCCAGCGCCTGCGGGAGATGGCCGAGCATTACCGCTCCCTGGTGGAGACCTCACCGGACTGCATCGTCCTCACCGACCTGGGGGGCGAGATCCTCATGATCAATCGCTCCGGAGTGCGGCTCTTCGGGTACGAAAAGGCCGAGGAGATGCTGGGGAGGAGCGTGCTGGACTTATTCCCCCCCGAGGAAAGGCAGCGGGCCAGGGCCTCCATGCGCACGCGGGCGGAGGGGGAGTCGGTGAGGAACGACGTCTACGAGCTTCTGCGCAGGGACGGCTCGCGTTTCCACGCCGAGGTCAGCGCCTCGCTGATGCGGGACGCGGAGGGAAAGCCGGTGGGGTTCGTGAGCGTGACGCGCGACATCAGCGACCGCAGGCGCGCCGAGGAACGGCTGCGGAAGATAAACCGCTGTTTCCTGGGACTGGGCCCCGATCCGCTGGAGAACATGCAGCGCCTCGCGCAGACCGCCCGTGAGGTACTGGAGGCCGATATGGCAAGATATACCAGGAAATACGAAGAGGGCGTTCTGTCCTTCTCTACCCTCCGCCCCGGGGAAGGGTTCGCCGCCGTGGATGGTCCGGCGGACCACCTCTGTTCCCGGCTCCTCTCCACCGGCATGGCGGGCCCTCTGACCACCGCGGACCTGGACCCGGAAGCCCTGGCGGGAGACCCCGACGTGAGGGAGCGCGGCCTGCGCTCCTGCCTGCTGCACCCTGTGCGCGCGCACGGGGAGACGGTGGGCTGCCTGACCGTGATGTGCGCCGGGGAACGCGCCTTCTCTTCTCTGGAAAAAGATACCATAGCCGCCATCTCCCGCGCGCTGGGCATCGAGGAGGAGCGCTTCGCCTACGAGGAGAGCCTGCGCGACTTCGTGGACGTCGCCTCCCACGAGCTGAGGCACCCGGTGGCGCTGCTGGCGGGGTTCGCCGAGACCCTGGCGGAGAGCGGCGAGGAGATGGACGGCGCCACGCGCCGGGAGGTGGCCGGGGCCATCAGTCAGGCCTCCCAGCGCCACACCGCCATCGCCAGGGACCTGCTGGAGGTATCCCTCGCGGAACGGGACCGCTTCTCCATCCACAGGTCGCAGGGGAACCTGGCCGCGCTGGTGGAGGCCGCGGCACGGGAGATGCGGGAACGCCTGCCGTGCGCCGCGGTGACCACGAGGTCCGCGGAAGACCTCGGTCCTCTCTCCTTCGACGCGGAGAGGATACGGAGCCTGCTGGTCATCCTCGTGGAGAACGCCCATAAGTTCGCTCCCCCGGGGTCGGACATCGAGGTGAGCGTGGAGGCGGGGGATGGGGGCGCCCTGGTATCGGTCATGGACCGGGGAGTGGGGATAGCGGAGGAGCACCGGCAACGCATCTTCGAGCGTTTCTACCAGGTGGAGGAGGCGCAGCACCATTCCCGCCCCGGCCTGGGGCTGGGCCTTTACCTCGCCCGGCGCATCGTGGAGGCCCACGGCGGCCGCATCTGGCACGAACCCCGGGACGGAGGGGGTTCCGTCTTCCGCTTCACCCTCCCCGCGCCGTAG